The genomic window TTTAATTGTTGGAAAAAATTAATATTCGGTGCTCTCTAACCAACCGTTTGCCAGCACATCCGCTAGGTGCATTGTCTTAATTGAAATGTTGTTTTTCTTGATGTAACCATCCAAATGAAGCAAACAAGAAAGATCAGTTGAAATGATATAATCCGCATCCATTGCTAATGCATTATTAATTTTTTGCTCTGCCATTGCCGATGAAATTGCATCGAATTTAACGGCAAAAGTACCACCAAAACCACAACACATATCGGTATCTTTCATTTCGAGCATCTCTAAACCTATTACCCTAGAAAGAAGCTGACGAGGTTCTGCTTTGATTTTGCATTCTCTTAAACCACTACACGAATCGTGGTAAACGGCTTTACCTTCTAACTCTGCACCGAAATAGTCTTTCTTTAACACGTTGATGAGAAAATCCGAAAGTTCAAAAATATTTGACTGTACATTTCTACATTTATTATGTACGATGGTATTAGTGAACAAATCGTTGAAACCACCTTTTACCATACCTACACAAGATGCCGACGGCGCAACGATATATTCAGTTTCTGAAAAATCTGATAAAAACTTAGTACCTATTTCTTTTGCTTGCTCCCAATAACCTGCATTGTAAGCCGGCTGACCACAACAGGTTTGCTTTGAGTTATAGACAATTCCGCAACCTGCTTTCTCCAGCACTTTAATGGTGTTAAATGCAGTTTCTGGATATAACTGATCTATAAAACAAGGAATAAATAGTTCTACTTTCATTGTATTTTTTTAGGTACCTGCTCTTAAATTCTCTTAATCTACCACCACGGCTTTGGGCGCTACCTTTTTTAGAAGCAGCAAAAATACTAAACCAAAAACAAAAAACAGCGCTAATGCAATTACCGAATTACGCATACTTCCGCTAAGCACTTCGATATAGCCGAAGCTGAACATACCAAAAACCAATGCAACTTTCTCAGTTACATCGTAAAAGCTAAAAAATGAAGTATGATCTGGGCTAGATTGAGGTAAAAATTTTGAATACGTAGAACGCGATAAGGATTGTATTCCGCCCATAATTAAACCAATAACTGCTGCTAGGGCATAAAATTGCATTTCGGTATGGATGAAATAAGCGGCGATACAACTACCAATCCAAATGATTACCACACCTATCAATACGTTTACATTACCGAATTTTTTAGAGGATAAATACGACATCAGCATCGCACCTGGAATAGCTACCAACTGTAAAATTAAGATAGTTGCAATAAGTTTTGTGGTTGGAAGATGTAATATTTTCTCTCCGAAAATCGTGGCAACCAACATTACCGTTTGTACACCCATAGAGTAGAAAAAGAAAGCGAAAAGAAACCTTTTTAGATACTTCATTTGCTTTACCTGCTTCCAAACTTTGTTGAGTTCCTGGAAACCACTACTCATGATGTTTTTCTTTTCTGTTTTA from Pedobacter sp. SL55 includes these protein-coding regions:
- a CDS encoding (Fe-S)-binding protein; this translates as MKVELFIPCFIDQLYPETAFNTIKVLEKAGCGIVYNSKQTCCGQPAYNAGYWEQAKEIGTKFLSDFSETEYIVAPSASCVGMVKGGFNDLFTNTIVHNKCRNVQSNIFELSDFLINVLKKDYFGAELEGKAVYHDSCSGLRECKIKAEPRQLLSRVIGLEMLEMKDTDMCCGFGGTFAVKFDAISSAMAEQKINNALAMDADYIISTDLSCLLHLDGYIKKNNISIKTMHLADVLANGWLESTEY